In Hyphomicrobiaceae bacterium, one DNA window encodes the following:
- a CDS encoding circularly permuted type 2 ATP-grasp protein, whose amino-acid sequence MKHRAPLDMESADTFFAFQSRAQERGYDEAFDSQGRPRSHWSPLLSELTSLPTSEIRARGDRLAKRVREAGVDFDIFSHPTRPTQRWQIDLAPVVISAGEWRWLEKALCQRARLMNLILQDIYGAQTLMSSGAIPAELVFADPTFLRPCQSILPNAGPLRFFAADIARDENGQWRVIDNHSETLAGMGYAIANRVVHSHVTGDIFRRCNAVRLAQFFQNLQGSLTASAGRDNARIALLTPGPTDQDYFSHAYLARYLGYILVEGPDLRTKGNQVYLKTLEGLKEVDLLVRCVDGRQIDALELDPGGLSGPAGLLRVNRAMPHLIVNAVGSGLVQNRGLGPYLSRLSRDLLGEDLLLPDARRHWLGDPQSRREVLDNLDTYIVRKAQEGTGRPGQAELGQEPRALSSVERDALVRSITMRGAALVAEEEFGFSRAPTIEGETLSSRPFAIRFFVANMGSDYEVMPGGLAMSVDPGRAVALSTIDGHNRDVWVLSDAEQRPHVSLWRPRMENARVERSQRVIQSRVADDLFWLGRYHERADWLMRVLRGAYRRIEEDSGDLDGLTAVEKCLRTLLEKSGPLQPRTTDRQIERLCVELTSGADRYRTLKHTCEDLYRCANLGRDRLSFEAWQTLSKFRPGDAYLNELTRASASTVLDLLDEGLSSLSAFSGLMHENMTRNFGWRFLDVGRRVERAYNLCELIDTLFSRVEEPEEETNALRLMLELADSYITYRSRYRIDPKLPLTLDLLLLDETNPRSLAYQLNATSQHLDALPEGVRGTPLPDDKRLLLAALTAVRLADVEVLGAAKTRDQLARLMSEQLELLPELSNAIGRHYFNPADDTPHRVHTRSETVP is encoded by the coding sequence ATGAAGCACAGGGCTCCACTCGATATGGAGTCGGCAGATACGTTCTTTGCATTCCAGAGCCGTGCCCAAGAACGCGGCTATGACGAGGCGTTCGATTCCCAAGGCCGTCCTCGCTCGCACTGGTCGCCGCTCCTTTCCGAACTGACTTCACTGCCGACATCCGAGATTCGTGCCCGAGGGGACCGGCTTGCCAAGCGTGTGCGCGAAGCCGGCGTCGATTTCGACATCTTTTCTCATCCCACCCGCCCCACTCAGAGATGGCAAATAGACCTAGCGCCTGTCGTCATCTCCGCAGGCGAGTGGCGGTGGCTTGAAAAAGCGCTGTGCCAACGTGCACGGCTGATGAACCTCATTCTGCAAGACATCTACGGCGCTCAGACTTTGATGAGTTCCGGCGCCATTCCGGCCGAACTGGTTTTCGCCGACCCTACCTTCCTTCGCCCGTGTCAGAGTATTTTGCCAAACGCGGGGCCGTTACGCTTTTTTGCGGCCGACATTGCGCGCGATGAAAATGGGCAGTGGCGGGTCATCGACAACCACTCCGAAACGCTGGCGGGCATGGGGTATGCCATCGCCAATCGCGTGGTTCATTCGCACGTTACGGGCGATATATTCCGACGCTGCAATGCGGTGCGGCTCGCTCAGTTTTTCCAGAACCTGCAGGGTTCGTTGACGGCGAGTGCCGGTCGCGACAATGCGCGGATTGCACTGCTGACGCCGGGACCGACCGATCAGGATTATTTCTCCCACGCTTACTTGGCGCGCTATCTCGGCTACATTCTGGTCGAGGGTCCGGATCTCAGGACCAAGGGCAACCAAGTCTACCTCAAGACCCTTGAGGGTCTGAAAGAGGTCGATCTTCTGGTTCGCTGCGTGGATGGTCGTCAGATCGATGCGCTTGAGCTTGATCCTGGCGGATTGTCGGGGCCTGCGGGATTACTGCGAGTGAACCGCGCGATGCCGCATCTCATCGTGAATGCGGTCGGCTCTGGCCTCGTCCAGAACCGCGGGCTCGGTCCATATCTCTCTCGCCTTTCGCGGGATCTGCTCGGAGAAGATCTGCTTTTGCCTGACGCAAGGCGTCACTGGCTGGGCGATCCTCAGTCGCGCCGCGAGGTGCTCGACAACCTCGATACCTACATCGTTCGCAAAGCCCAGGAAGGTACAGGGCGTCCGGGCCAGGCGGAGCTTGGTCAAGAGCCGCGCGCGTTGTCGTCAGTCGAACGTGATGCACTCGTGCGCTCGATCACCATGCGAGGTGCGGCGCTTGTCGCCGAGGAAGAATTTGGTTTCAGCCGTGCGCCGACGATCGAAGGCGAGACGCTATCGAGCCGTCCTTTCGCGATCCGCTTTTTCGTCGCCAACATGGGTAGCGATTACGAAGTTATGCCGGGCGGGCTTGCGATGTCGGTTGACCCGGGCCGTGCTGTTGCGCTCAGCACGATTGATGGACACAACCGCGACGTCTGGGTGCTCTCCGATGCAGAACAGCGCCCGCATGTCAGCCTCTGGCGTCCCCGCATGGAAAATGCGCGCGTGGAACGCTCTCAACGTGTCATTCAAAGCCGCGTCGCTGACGATCTTTTCTGGCTCGGACGCTATCACGAGCGTGCCGATTGGCTCATGCGGGTCTTGCGCGGCGCGTATCGACGGATCGAAGAGGACAGCGGCGATCTCGATGGCTTGACCGCAGTTGAGAAATGTCTGCGGACGCTTCTTGAAAAATCGGGCCCGCTGCAGCCACGGACGACGGATCGGCAAATCGAAAGGCTTTGTGTCGAGCTGACCTCCGGCGCCGATCGTTATCGCACGCTAAAGCACACGTGCGAGGATCTCTATCGCTGTGCAAATCTGGGCCGTGACCGTTTATCGTTCGAGGCATGGCAAACGCTGAGCAAGTTCAGGCCCGGAGACGCCTATCTCAACGAATTGACGCGTGCGAGCGCGAGTACGGTTCTGGATCTACTTGACGAGGGTTTATCATCGCTTTCGGCGTTCAGCGGATTGATGCACGAGAACATGACGCGAAACTTCGGCTGGCGTTTCCTCGACGTTGGTCGGCGCGTGGAGCGTGCGTACAACCTGTGTGAATTGATAGACACCTTGTTCTCGCGTGTCGAGGAGCCGGAGGAAGAGACCAACGCGCTGCGTCTGATGCTTGAGCTTGCTGACAGCTACATCACATACCGCTCGCGTTATCGCATCGATCCAAAGCTTCCTCTCACGCTCGATTTGCTGTTGCTTGACGAGACAAATCCGCGCTCGCTGGCCTATCAGCTCAACGCCACCTCTCAGCACCTGGACGCATTGCCGGAGGGTGTTCGCGGCACGCCTTTGCCCGACGACAAGCGTTTACTGCTGGCGGCCCTGACGGCTGTTCGTTTGGCGGATGTGGAGGTACTGGGCGCCGCCAAGACCCGAGATCAATTGGCGAGGCTCATGAGCGAGCAGCTTGAGCTGCTGCCGGAGCTTTCGAATGCGATCGGCCGACACTACTTCAATCCGGCAGACGATACGCCCCATCGCGTGCATACGCGCAGCGAGACGGTGCCATGA
- the fae gene encoding formaldehyde-activating enzyme, which translates to MAKINKVMVGESLVGDGNEVAHIDLIVGPRGSAAEVAFCNSLTNNKDGFTSLLAVIAPNLPCKPNTILYNKVTIKDARQAVQMFGPAQYGVAKAVQDSVAEGVIPAAEADDLYVCVGVFIHWEAADDAKIQDYNYRATKEALARAVAGKPTAAEATAQRNSVAHPFGAKT; encoded by the coding sequence ATGGCCAAAATCAACAAAGTCATGGTTGGCGAGTCGCTGGTTGGCGACGGCAATGAAGTTGCGCATATCGACCTCATCGTCGGTCCGCGTGGCTCGGCCGCCGAAGTTGCTTTCTGCAACAGCCTGACGAACAACAAAGACGGCTTCACGTCTCTCCTCGCCGTCATCGCGCCGAACCTGCCCTGCAAGCCCAACACGATCCTGTACAACAAGGTCACCATCAAAGACGCCCGTCAGGCCGTTCAGATGTTCGGACCGGCGCAGTACGGCGTTGCGAAGGCTGTTCAGGACTCGGTCGCTGAAGGCGTCATCCCCGCAGCTGAAGCCGACGATCTCTACGTCTGCGTTGGCGTGTTCATCCACTGGGAAGCTGCCGACGACGCCAAGATTCAGGACTACAACTATCGCGCAACAAAGGAAGCTCTTGCCCGCGCCGTTGCTGGCAAGCCGACGGCTGCTGAAGCTACCGCTCAGCGCAACTCGGTCGCTCACCCCTTCGGTGCGAAGACTTGA
- a CDS encoding Ku protein, producing MPKKRARAYWKGFLRLSLVSIGVEIYNAVESAAEITFRQIHKPSGRRVSYEKVVPGIGKIENSDIVKGYEVDDDTYVTLEPEEIDAVKLESKKTIDLVQFVDAKEIDYRYFERPYFIAPADELAAEGYVVIRDALRKSGKVGLAQVTIGGREWLIAISPLEDGLIMEMLRYADELRDPADYFDEVPDMKPDKEMIDLAVQLIGKKSSPFKPEKYQNHYQTALKELVQEKLKGRKIVAPHEEARPKGANVVDLMEALKRSIGQQQASGGGKKAEKTSKTPAKTKTSRAKKSA from the coding sequence ATGCCTAAGAAGAGAGCCCGCGCATATTGGAAAGGCTTTCTCCGCCTGAGCCTCGTGTCGATCGGCGTCGAGATCTACAATGCCGTTGAATCGGCGGCGGAAATTACTTTCCGACAGATTCATAAGCCGTCCGGTCGCCGGGTGAGCTACGAGAAGGTCGTGCCGGGCATCGGCAAAATCGAGAACTCCGATATCGTCAAGGGCTACGAGGTCGACGACGACACCTACGTCACGCTCGAGCCCGAAGAGATCGATGCCGTCAAGCTCGAAAGCAAGAAAACAATCGATCTTGTGCAATTCGTCGATGCCAAGGAAATCGATTATCGCTACTTCGAGCGTCCCTATTTTATCGCACCGGCCGATGAGCTGGCAGCAGAAGGTTATGTCGTCATCCGCGATGCGTTACGCAAATCCGGCAAAGTGGGTCTAGCGCAAGTGACGATCGGCGGACGCGAATGGCTGATCGCGATCTCGCCGTTGGAAGACGGTCTCATCATGGAGATGTTGCGTTACGCCGACGAACTGCGCGATCCGGCCGACTATTTTGACGAAGTCCCCGACATGAAGCCCGACAAGGAGATGATCGATCTTGCCGTTCAGCTCATCGGCAAGAAGTCGTCTCCCTTCAAGCCAGAAAAGTATCAGAACCACTATCAGACTGCGCTGAAGGAACTGGTGCAAGAGAAGCTCAAGGGCCGCAAGATCGTTGCACCGCACGAAGAGGCAAGACCCAAGGGCGCAAACGTCGTCGATCTGATGGAAGCCTTGAAGCGCTCCATCGGTCAACAACAGGCGTCGGGTGGCGGCAAGAAGGCTGAGAAAACCTCCAAGACGCCTGCGAAGACCAAGACCTCAAGAGCCAAAAAATCGGCTTGA
- a CDS encoding transglutaminase family protein, with protein sequence MKFEVSHRTTYRYSEPVVQSQHVVHLAPRQNPAQIIHRHSLIIEPAPTMRHDGYDAFANPTTALEIERPHEDLVLCARSIIETSPPLYVDASSTTPWDALDDVLAPVGGLVDLDVVQYRNPSGLTNASFEIADYALASFTPGRPVLEAAQDLMCRIYRDFKFDPTATDVSTPVSRVFIERRGVCQDFAHFALACMRALRVPSKYVSGYILTHPPPGQPKLQGADASHAWISVWSPQSGWQGLDPTNGIVASEEHIVVAEGRDYNDVCPITGVLLGGGKHSVAVAVDVIPIS encoded by the coding sequence ATGAAGTTTGAGGTCAGTCACCGGACTACCTACCGTTACAGCGAGCCGGTAGTTCAATCGCAGCATGTCGTGCACCTGGCACCCCGCCAGAACCCAGCTCAGATCATCCATCGCCATAGTCTCATCATCGAGCCCGCCCCGACGATGCGCCATGACGGCTACGATGCATTCGCCAATCCGACGACCGCGCTGGAGATCGAGCGTCCGCACGAGGATCTGGTCTTGTGCGCGCGCTCGATCATTGAAACTTCGCCACCCCTCTATGTGGATGCTTCCAGTACGACGCCTTGGGACGCGCTTGACGATGTTCTTGCCCCTGTGGGCGGCCTTGTCGATCTCGACGTCGTTCAGTACCGCAATCCCTCGGGGCTGACGAACGCTTCATTCGAGATTGCCGATTATGCGCTGGCGTCATTCACGCCGGGCAGACCCGTTCTCGAAGCAGCACAAGACCTGATGTGCAGGATCTACCGCGATTTCAAATTCGATCCCACCGCGACGGATGTTTCCACGCCGGTATCCAGGGTCTTCATCGAGCGGCGCGGCGTATGCCAGGACTTCGCGCACTTTGCGCTGGCGTGTATGCGCGCACTCCGCGTGCCGTCAAAATACGTGAGCGGCTACATTCTCACCCATCCTCCGCCTGGACAGCCCAAGTTGCAGGGCGCCGACGCATCTCATGCTTGGATCTCGGTGTGGTCGCCGCAGTCCGGTTGGCAGGGACTTGATCCGACGAACGGTATCGTCGCGAGCGAAGAGCACATCGTCGTTGCCGAAGGGCGAGATTATAACGACGTGTGTCCGATTACCGGCGTGCTGCTGGGGGGCGGAAAGCACTCCGTTGCTGTAGCCGTGGATGTTATTCCCATATCGTGA
- a CDS encoding DUF4186 domain-containing protein: protein MRPLDDVFRALARSKFRSRFHLGPRERDYVAAKGMATIRRHAADFVAQKLAPAHPKNDGKQTPMRGHPVFIAQHATATCCRGCLSKWYGIESGRPLNEAEAAHVLAAINRWILSDIGQASHG from the coding sequence ATGCGTCCGCTCGATGACGTCTTTCGGGCCTTAGCACGTTCGAAGTTTCGAAGCCGGTTCCATTTGGGTCCGCGCGAACGTGATTACGTTGCCGCCAAGGGAATGGCCACCATAAGGCGTCATGCGGCCGATTTCGTCGCCCAGAAATTGGCCCCGGCTCACCCAAAGAATGACGGTAAGCAGACGCCCATGCGCGGCCATCCCGTCTTCATTGCTCAGCATGCGACGGCGACATGTTGCCGGGGATGTTTGAGCAAATGGTACGGGATTGAATCCGGCAGGCCTTTGAACGAGGCAGAGGCAGCCCATGTTCTTGCGGCCATCAATCGATGGATTTTGAGCGATATTGGGCAAGCATCGCACGGTTGA
- a CDS encoding hydantoinase/oxoprolinase family protein has translation MSTIVGLDVGGAHLKAARLDNGRIAAIRQLACPLWLGLDRLDAALRELRPLTNDASRVAITMTAELTEIFASREEGATVLIQRLAEVYGSSASFYMGLKGLRDLQSALKDPSSVASANFLATAQSISARKAAALLIDIGSTTTDIVPCDRPQGLSDAERLQTGELVYTGFTRTPVPSVSTRAPLLGTWQTLARDTFATMADVRRLLGELPEGVDSHDTADGRSKSVSDSLRRFARGFGRDGEERHLPVWQVAAAYVREIQIRSICDGAMQVLSRPGLTVTSVVAAGIGAPVAEVVARRLGLSTVTFGGVIDAPVEHRAWATRCAPAVAVALTATGREQG, from the coding sequence ATGTCTACGATCGTCGGATTGGACGTGGGCGGGGCCCATCTAAAGGCAGCAAGACTGGACAACGGGAGGATTGCCGCCATTCGTCAGCTCGCATGTCCTCTCTGGCTCGGCCTAGACCGGCTCGACGCCGCCTTGCGCGAGTTGCGTCCCCTGACAAACGACGCTTCGCGCGTTGCCATCACCATGACGGCGGAACTCACGGAAATCTTCGCCTCGCGCGAGGAAGGCGCCACCGTGCTGATCCAGCGATTGGCTGAGGTTTATGGCAGTTCGGCATCATTCTACATGGGTCTCAAAGGCCTACGTGACCTTCAATCGGCTCTTAAAGATCCCTCCAGCGTCGCTTCAGCAAATTTTCTTGCAACCGCACAATCCATCTCGGCGCGCAAGGCTGCTGCATTGCTCATCGACATCGGCTCAACGACCACAGACATCGTTCCGTGCGACCGGCCACAGGGATTGAGCGATGCGGAGCGCCTCCAGACCGGAGAACTGGTCTACACCGGCTTTACGCGAACCCCCGTTCCCTCGGTGAGCACACGTGCTCCTCTTTTGGGAACATGGCAGACCCTGGCACGCGATACGTTTGCGACCATGGCTGACGTGCGACGTCTACTTGGGGAACTGCCCGAGGGGGTCGATAGTCACGACACGGCCGACGGACGCAGTAAATCCGTGTCCGACAGCTTGCGCCGCTTCGCGCGCGGCTTCGGACGAGATGGCGAGGAACGCCATTTGCCCGTCTGGCAGGTTGCGGCAGCTTATGTTCGCGAAATCCAAATCCGCTCGATCTGCGATGGCGCCATGCAGGTGTTGTCGCGTCCGGGACTGACCGTAACAAGCGTCGTCGCTGCAGGGATTGGCGCGCCGGTTGCCGAGGTGGTGGCACGCCGTCTCGGATTATCGACTGTGACGTTCGGCGGCGTCATCGACGCACCTGTCGAACATCGCGCCTGGGCGACACGATGCGCCCCCGCCGTTGCCGTCGCCCTTACTGCGACCGGCCGCGAGCAAGGTTAA
- a CDS encoding HisA/HisF-related TIM barrel protein: MEVVPVIDVARGEVVRGVKGDRACYKRIVTPLTQSAEPAAVARALMGLYPFRKIYVADLDGIEGRGRNVHLVPSLSAALGQSEIWIDAGVTSPKAARAVLAAPVTTLIVGSESVEQAGEFSDIAAESPQRTILSLDFRGDEFMGPRRLLEDASVWPDRIIVMTLARVGSEEGPDLARVGEIIARAGRRKVYAAGGVRDAADLAAVKAAGAAGVLLASALHSGRITPAQLKKMAVR, translated from the coding sequence ATGGAAGTCGTACCCGTCATCGATGTTGCGCGCGGTGAGGTGGTGCGTGGCGTCAAGGGTGATAGGGCATGCTACAAACGCATTGTCACGCCGCTTACGCAAAGTGCGGAGCCTGCTGCTGTAGCCAGGGCGTTGATGGGGCTTTATCCGTTCCGCAAGATTTATGTCGCTGACCTCGATGGGATTGAGGGACGTGGACGGAACGTCCACCTGGTACCGAGTTTATCTGCGGCGCTCGGACAGTCGGAAATCTGGATCGATGCAGGTGTGACCTCGCCCAAAGCTGCGCGCGCGGTCCTGGCGGCTCCGGTCACGACACTGATTGTGGGATCGGAAAGCGTTGAGCAGGCAGGTGAATTCTCAGACATCGCGGCGGAAAGCCCGCAACGCACAATTCTCTCGCTCGATTTTCGCGGGGATGAGTTCATGGGACCGCGCCGGTTGCTGGAGGACGCATCGGTTTGGCCCGATCGGATCATCGTGATGACGCTCGCGCGGGTGGGCAGCGAGGAAGGTCCGGATCTGGCGCGGGTCGGCGAGATCATCGCGCGCGCTGGGCGGCGGAAGGTCTATGCTGCTGGTGGTGTGCGAGACGCAGCCGATCTGGCGGCGGTGAAGGCTGCGGGTGCCGCAGGCGTATTGCTGGCGAGCGCGCTCCACTCGGGCCGGATCACGCCTGCACAGTTGAAAAAGATGGCTGTGCGATAG
- a CDS encoding GlsB/YeaQ/YmgE family stress response membrane protein — MTIEALIVWLVIGAIAGFLAGLLVKGYGFGLIGNIVVGIVGAFVAGWLFPRLGFFAGGDMVSTIISATIGAVILLLLIGLVRRAA, encoded by the coding sequence ATGACAATTGAAGCACTCATCGTTTGGCTCGTGATCGGCGCGATCGCCGGGTTTCTCGCTGGCCTCCTCGTTAAGGGGTATGGCTTCGGTCTCATCGGAAATATCGTTGTTGGCATCGTTGGCGCATTCGTCGCCGGCTGGTTGTTCCCAAGGCTCGGCTTTTTTGCCGGCGGCGACATGGTTAGCACGATCATCTCCGCCACAATCGGCGCAGTCATCCTGCTGTTGTTGATAGGTTTGGTCAGACGAGCGGCCTGA
- the ligD gene encoding non-homologous end-joining DNA ligase has product MELKHQTTGEQKLGPRFIKPCLAKLVHAPPNGSAWLHEIKYDGYRLQARIGEDGHISFKTRNGLDWTERFAALAPEFAKLKVKNTIIDGEVVVQNDKGASNFALLVEDLKAGRSNRMLFYAFDLLYLDGHDTRSLHLMNRKELLDKLLSKLPRNAHLRFSQYVAAEDGATLLSEVCKLGLEGIISKRADRAYRSGRHDDWLKIKCTLTDEFVIGGYTDSTAMKDAIGALLLGTFQHGKFVYAGRVGTGFSQATAHALWSDLQVLRRKTSPFVQKLTTEQRRNAIWVSPEWVAQIEYRSWTTDNLLRHATFRALREDKLAREVGTPSR; this is encoded by the coding sequence ATGGAGCTGAAGCACCAGACCACGGGGGAGCAGAAGCTTGGGCCACGCTTCATAAAGCCCTGCCTTGCCAAGCTCGTCCACGCACCGCCAAACGGATCGGCCTGGCTGCACGAAATCAAGTACGATGGTTATCGACTTCAGGCCCGGATCGGCGAGGATGGTCACATCTCGTTCAAAACGCGTAATGGACTGGACTGGACCGAGCGCTTCGCAGCTCTTGCACCCGAGTTCGCGAAACTCAAAGTGAAGAATACAATCATCGACGGCGAAGTTGTTGTCCAAAATGACAAGGGAGCTTCAAACTTTGCACTGCTGGTCGAAGACCTGAAGGCGGGCCGCTCAAACCGTATGCTATTTTATGCATTCGACCTGCTCTATCTCGATGGCCACGACACCCGCTCCTTGCATCTCATGAACAGGAAGGAGCTGTTGGACAAACTGTTGTCGAAGCTTCCAAGGAACGCGCATCTTCGCTTCAGTCAGTACGTTGCTGCGGAGGATGGGGCGACGCTGCTGTCGGAGGTCTGCAAGCTTGGCCTTGAAGGCATCATTTCAAAGCGCGCGGACAGGGCCTATCGATCCGGCCGCCACGACGATTGGCTCAAAATCAAATGCACCCTCACGGATGAATTCGTGATTGGCGGATATACCGATTCCACTGCCATGAAGGACGCCATTGGCGCGCTTCTGCTGGGAACATTCCAGCACGGGAAATTTGTCTACGCTGGCCGCGTCGGGACCGGCTTTTCGCAGGCAACCGCCCACGCACTCTGGAGCGACCTTCAAGTATTGCGGCGCAAAACATCGCCATTTGTGCAGAAGCTCACAACCGAGCAGCGCCGCAACGCGATTTGGGTTTCGCCAGAGTGGGTTGCACAGATTGAGTACCGGTCGTGGACTACCGACAATCTGCTGCGTCACGCGACCTTCCGGGCACTGCGCGAAGACAAACTGGCGCGGGAGGTCGGCACTCCAAGCCGATAA
- the ligD gene encoding non-homologous end-joining DNA ligase, which translates to MAKALAEYEAKRDFSRTTEPRGSRGIRRAEYPRFVIQKHDATRLHYDLRLEVDGVFKSWAVTRGPSRDPADKRLAVEVEDHPLAYGDFEGTIPEGEYGGGTVMIWDRGYYSPLGDDTSAEALAKGELKFNIAGEKLKGSFVLVRMKRDSRVSPRNNWLLIKHRDSYAKPGDDDALLKKDRSVASKRNMGQIAAGKGNGPVPFMLDGGRAAQPDAVWHSDALHPNDDDASPRARKARALAKSVYASDIKQAEWSGNTVAGVAISNPVKALWPKSAGSGAITKKDLAQYLATVGPWMIAHIEGRPCSVVRAPDGIGEQTFFQRHIMQGVSDAVTQLKVSGDREPYLQIDTVEALVSMGQLAALEFHPWNCAPYEPSVPGRLVFDLDPASDVTFDAVVTAAREMRERLEKLGLTAFCKTTGGKGLHVVTPLKTTQANAMSWRDAKTFAQAVCTQMAHDSPDRYLTKMTLKLRRGRIFLDYLRNDTKATAVAPLSPRARPGAPVSMPLNWGQVRAGLDPKRFDIRSAPNLLSRSKAWDDYARAATPLKSAIQKLIGNA; encoded by the coding sequence ATGGCGAAAGCTCTTGCCGAATACGAAGCGAAACGAGACTTCAGCCGGACGACAGAGCCGCGCGGAAGTCGCGGCATACGGCGCGCCGAATACCCGCGCTTCGTCATACAGAAACACGACGCGACCCGCCTCCACTACGATCTGAGACTTGAGGTTGATGGCGTCTTCAAATCATGGGCGGTTACTCGCGGCCCGTCACGCGATCCGGCCGACAAGAGGCTCGCGGTCGAAGTCGAGGACCATCCGCTGGCTTACGGAGATTTCGAAGGCACCATTCCTGAGGGCGAATACGGCGGCGGCACCGTCATGATATGGGACCGAGGTTACTATTCGCCTCTGGGCGACGATACGTCTGCCGAAGCGCTAGCCAAAGGCGAGCTAAAGTTCAATATCGCGGGTGAGAAGCTGAAAGGCAGCTTCGTACTGGTCCGCATGAAACGCGATTCCCGCGTATCACCACGCAACAACTGGCTCCTCATCAAGCATCGCGACAGTTACGCAAAGCCCGGCGATGACGATGCGCTGCTGAAGAAAGATCGCTCGGTCGCCTCAAAACGTAATATGGGCCAAATCGCAGCCGGAAAGGGAAATGGCCCAGTCCCATTCATGCTCGATGGTGGCCGCGCGGCTCAACCCGACGCTGTTTGGCACTCCGACGCTTTACATCCAAATGACGATGATGCGTCACCGCGAGCGCGCAAAGCTCGCGCGCTCGCCAAGTCCGTGTACGCCAGCGACATCAAACAGGCGGAGTGGTCCGGCAACACCGTGGCGGGCGTCGCGATTTCCAATCCCGTCAAAGCGCTGTGGCCTAAATCTGCAGGCAGCGGCGCCATAACCAAGAAAGACCTCGCGCAATACCTTGCAACCGTCGGTCCCTGGATGATTGCACATATCGAGGGACGCCCCTGCTCAGTTGTGCGCGCACCCGACGGCATCGGGGAGCAAACTTTCTTCCAGCGCCACATCATGCAAGGCGTGTCAGATGCCGTCACGCAGCTGAAGGTTTCGGGAGATCGCGAGCCATACCTGCAGATCGACACTGTAGAAGCGCTCGTTTCAATGGGTCAGCTGGCAGCTCTTGAATTCCACCCTTGGAACTGCGCGCCTTACGAGCCGTCGGTGCCTGGTCGATTGGTATTCGATTTGGATCCCGCGAGTGACGTGACCTTCGACGCGGTCGTAACGGCCGCGCGCGAAATGCGCGAACGGCTGGAAAAATTGGGGCTTACTGCCTTCTGCAAGACGACGGGCGGAAAAGGGCTGCATGTCGTAACGCCGCTGAAAACCACGCAAGCCAATGCAATGAGCTGGCGTGATGCCAAGACGTTTGCGCAAGCTGTCTGCACCCAAATGGCTCATGACAGCCCAGACCGCTATCTGACGAAGATGACGCTCAAGCTCCGAAGGGGTCGCATTTTCCTCGACTACCTGCGGAACGACACCAAGGCCACCGCCGTCGCTCCGTTGTCGCCGCGCGCGCGGCCGGGCGCGCCGGTTTCGATGCCCTTGAATTGGGGACAGGTCCGCGCGGGACTTGATCCGAAACGCTTCGATATTCGCTCAGCGCCCAACCTGCTCTCCCGTTCAAAGGCGTGGGACGACTACGCGCGCGCCGCCACCCCGTTGAAGTCGGCCATCCAAAAACTCATTGGCAACGCGTGA